The following proteins are encoded in a genomic region of Fundidesulfovibrio putealis DSM 16056:
- the murA gene encoding UDP-N-acetylglucosamine 1-carboxyvinyltransferase gives MDKLIIEGGLPLRGRVRVSGSKNAALPILFASILLDTPVTYSNVPNLRDIHTTLKLLNILGLETSFENGQATVSPGQTLNPEAPYDLVKTMRASVLCLGPLLARLGEGRVALPGGCAIGARPVNLHLTALEKMGARFDLDSGYIAGKTSGLHGAKIVFDQVTVGGTENLLMAAALAEGETILENAAREPEVVDLANFLIACGAKITGHGTPVIKIEGVTSLHGCDYSIMSDRIEAGTYLVAAAMTGGELILDNCPCDAMDAVFSKLREMGLVIDERADGLSVRRGGELTCVDVTTMPYPGFPTDMQAQVMALMCVSSGAGTIRETIFENRFMHVSELVRMGAKIQVSSRNAFVHGVPRLTGAPVMASDLRASASLVVAGLAAHGTTEVQRIYHLDRGYEAMEVKLQSVGARIKRAKE, from the coding sequence ATGGACAAACTGATCATCGAAGGCGGACTGCCCCTGCGCGGGCGCGTGCGCGTCTCCGGCTCCAAGAACGCGGCCCTGCCCATCCTGTTCGCGTCCATCCTGCTGGACACGCCCGTCACCTATTCCAACGTGCCCAACCTGCGCGACATCCACACCACCCTGAAGCTCCTGAACATCCTGGGGCTTGAGACCTCCTTCGAGAACGGGCAGGCCACGGTCAGCCCCGGCCAGACCCTGAACCCGGAGGCCCCCTACGACCTGGTGAAGACCATGCGTGCCTCGGTGCTGTGCCTCGGGCCGCTCTTGGCGCGCCTGGGCGAGGGCCGCGTGGCGCTCCCCGGCGGCTGCGCCATCGGAGCCCGGCCCGTGAACCTGCACCTGACCGCCCTGGAAAAGATGGGCGCGCGCTTCGACCTGGACTCGGGCTACATCGCGGGCAAGACCAGCGGCCTGCACGGGGCCAAGATCGTGTTCGACCAGGTCACCGTGGGCGGCACCGAGAACCTGCTCATGGCCGCCGCCCTGGCCGAGGGCGAGACCATCCTTGAGAACGCCGCGCGCGAGCCCGAGGTGGTCGACCTGGCCAACTTCCTCATCGCCTGCGGTGCAAAAATTACCGGCCACGGCACGCCCGTCATCAAGATCGAGGGCGTGACCTCGCTGCACGGCTGCGACTACTCCATCATGTCCGACCGCATCGAGGCAGGCACCTATCTGGTGGCCGCCGCCATGACCGGGGGCGAGCTGATCCTGGACAACTGCCCCTGCGACGCCATGGACGCGGTGTTCTCCAAGCTGCGCGAGATGGGCCTTGTCATCGACGAGCGCGCCGACGGCCTTTCCGTGCGCCGGGGCGGCGAGCTGACCTGCGTGGACGTGACCACCATGCCCTATCCGGGCTTCCCCACGGACATGCAGGCCCAGGTGATGGCGCTCATGTGCGTGTCCTCCGGGGCGGGGACCATCCGCGAGACCATTTTCGAGAACCGCTTCATGCACGTGTCGGAGCTGGTGCGCATGGGCGCGAAGATCCAGGTGAGCTCCCGCAACGCCTTCGTGCACGGCGTGCCGCGCCTGACCGGAGCGCCGGTGATGGCTTCTGACCTGCGGGCCAGCGCCTCGCTGGTGGTGGCCGGTCTGGCCGCCCACGGCACGACGGAAGTGCAGCGTATCTACCACCTGGACCGGGGCTACGAGGCCATGGAAGTGAAGCTCCAGTCCGTGGGGGCGCGCATCAAGCGGGCCAAGGAATAG